The following coding sequences lie in one Mucilaginibacter sp. KACC 22773 genomic window:
- a CDS encoding FecR family protein, whose product MNRETIYKLIRKYKDNTATESEKETLTEWYRSVANQDAEFPDDEESVEEEMLLRLNQQTKPQKPHRFFLKRWSVAASILFLLSAGAIFFIKKNGSIQKPELAHNMIIAPGGNKAILTLANGQKISLTDAQKGQIIQQKGVQISKTADGQVVYTAATDSKESSGAIAVAQYNTMETPRGGQFQLFLPDGTRVWLNAASSLKYPVDLGSAGERRVELSGEAYFEVAHNKDRPFRVITNRQVVEVLGTHFNVSAYNDEPNTKTTLLEGSVKVTGGDKSAMLKPGQEVSLTDHFKVSDVDTEEAVAWKNGYFRFDDERLETVMRKVSRWYNVDVVYRDNDVKDDLFAAVTTRFANISTLLKIMEQTGDASFSIEGSKIIISKKVKK is encoded by the coding sequence TTGAACCGCGAAACCATTTACAAGTTAATACGTAAGTATAAAGATAATACTGCGACCGAATCGGAAAAGGAAACTTTAACCGAATGGTACCGTAGTGTAGCTAACCAGGATGCCGAATTTCCCGACGACGAAGAAAGTGTTGAGGAAGAAATGCTTTTGCGCCTGAATCAGCAAACTAAACCTCAAAAACCGCATCGCTTTTTTTTGAAGCGCTGGTCAGTTGCAGCATCTATACTTTTTTTGCTTTCTGCAGGAGCCATTTTTTTCATAAAAAAAAATGGGAGTATCCAGAAGCCGGAATTAGCGCATAATATGATAATAGCACCAGGCGGAAACAAAGCCATCCTAACGTTGGCCAATGGGCAAAAAATATCGCTCACAGACGCACAAAAAGGACAAATAATTCAGCAAAAAGGTGTTCAGATATCGAAAACTGCCGATGGTCAGGTGGTTTACACAGCAGCAACCGACAGTAAAGAAAGTTCCGGTGCGATTGCTGTAGCACAATATAACACGATGGAAACACCCAGGGGTGGCCAATTTCAATTGTTTTTGCCCGATGGCACCAGGGTATGGCTTAACGCGGCTTCTTCGTTAAAATACCCGGTAGATCTTGGATCGGCCGGCGAGCGCAGAGTAGAATTGAGTGGTGAGGCCTATTTTGAGGTAGCCCATAATAAAGACAGGCCGTTCCGGGTAATTACCAATAGGCAGGTAGTTGAAGTTTTGGGCACCCACTTCAATGTTAGCGCTTATAATGATGAACCGAATACAAAAACCACATTGCTTGAAGGATCAGTGAAAGTTACCGGCGGCGATAAAAGTGCCATGTTAAAGCCTGGCCAGGAAGTAAGCCTTACAGACCATTTTAAAGTATCTGATGTGGATACTGAAGAAGCCGTAGCCTGGAAGAATGGCTATTTCAGGTTTGACGATGAGCGCTTAGAAACAGTTATGCGCAAAGTATCCCGCTGGTACAATGTAGATGTTGTTTACCGGGATAACGATGTTAAGGACGATCTGTTTGCCGCGGTAACTACCCGCTTTGCTAATATATCAACCTTGCTTAAAATAATGGAGCAAACCGGCGACGCAAGTTTCAGTATTGAAGGATCAAAGATTATTATAAGCAAAAAAGTAAAAAAGTAA
- a CDS encoding sigma-70 family RNA polymerase sigma factor, whose protein sequence is MFNYGVYTDEQLTALLKEGDHAAYTEIYRRYWKKLLLIAWNHSKDQLAAKDIVHDVFISLWERYTDVEINNLSAFLATSVKFTVYKYYQKEQRRNDLALQNYEYETTVNDEDKLDAIFLQEYVNGIVEKMPEKCRLVFGYSRNLGMKNSEIATKIQITEKGVEANLTRALRIIRGELKNHGWILIVAIHIHRLFK, encoded by the coding sequence ATGTTTAATTACGGCGTATACACAGATGAGCAGCTTACCGCCCTTTTAAAAGAGGGGGACCACGCTGCCTATACCGAAATTTACAGGCGGTACTGGAAAAAATTGCTGTTAATAGCCTGGAACCACAGTAAAGATCAACTTGCTGCAAAGGATATTGTACATGATGTATTTATATCGTTGTGGGAAAGGTATACCGATGTCGAGATCAATAACCTATCCGCCTTCCTGGCAACCTCAGTAAAATTTACCGTTTACAAGTATTACCAAAAAGAGCAACGCAGGAACGACCTGGCTTTACAAAACTACGAATATGAAACTACCGTAAATGATGAAGATAAGCTCGACGCGATTTTTTTGCAGGAATACGTAAACGGAATTGTTGAAAAAATGCCCGAGAAATGCCGCCTGGTGTTTGGCTACAGCCGCAATTTGGGAATGAAAAATTCGGAGATAGCAACCAAAATACAAATTACCGAGAAAGGGGTAGAGGCAAACCTTACCCGCGCACTCCGTATTATCAGGGGTGAACTTAAAAATCACGGCTGGATACTCATCGTAGCTATCCATATCCACCGGCTTTTCAAATAA
- a CDS encoding L-rhamnose mutarotase, producing the protein MNKVLLQIQRFAIILISCIIGFSACKSGNKKATLQQDTASAKAVQHKNVQRFGMVTGLKPEKMAYYKQLHSHAWPGVLKKITECNIRNYSIYIQKIDGKYFLFSYFEYVGVDFKGDMAKMAADTTTRRWWKETDPTQIPLPEAAAHKQQWQAMDEVFHMN; encoded by the coding sequence ATGAACAAAGTTCTCCTTCAAATCCAACGGTTTGCAATTATACTCATCAGTTGCATCATCGGCTTTTCTGCCTGTAAAAGTGGCAATAAGAAGGCCACCCTACAGCAGGATACTGCATCAGCAAAAGCAGTGCAGCACAAAAATGTGCAGCGTTTTGGTATGGTAACCGGCTTAAAACCCGAAAAGATGGCCTATTATAAACAATTGCATTCGCATGCCTGGCCAGGAGTTTTGAAAAAGATAACAGAGTGCAATATTCGCAATTACTCCATCTATATTCAAAAAATAGATGGCAAGTATTTTTTGTTTAGTTACTTTGAATATGTGGGTGTTGATTTTAAGGGCGATATGGCCAAAATGGCCGCCGATACCACCACCCGACGCTGGTGGAAAGAAACCGATCCAACGCAAATACCTCTACCTGAAGCTGCTGCGCACAAACAGCAATGGCAAGCCATGGATGAGGTGTTTCATATGAATTAA
- a CDS encoding sodium:solute symporter, with protein sequence MIHTPDLIISGLYIAAIFIIGLWSGIRHQQKTKNNNNEAGEYFLAGKKLRWPVIGLALFATNISCVHLVSLAQSGFDTGLLNGDFEWMAAFTLILLALFFAPFYIKSGVSTLPDFLEKRYDRASRDWLAVISVVSAVLIHIAFSLLAGGIVLHTLFGVDMYTSVIIISIITTIYTVVGGLTAVVVTESIQTVVLLGGAIIMSIAAYTKMGGWEPMVEVLKHTGQLNKLSMLRPHGDASGMPWYAVFLGYPVLGIWYWCADQTIVQRVLGAKDENHARVGPLFCGFIKILPVFIFVMPGLFAYTLAQSGHLDISALKSVIDGKEVVNSKGIYTLMITQLIPPGLIGVLVAALLSGLMSQISGALNSISTIVSYDIYKRYKPEATDKKLVSIGKIAAGVALVLSLMLLPLLNNYESIFNGLNDIIAHIAPPITCVFLLGVFWEKASAVSAKYTLWVGSAIGVVVFIIGKVYPASAIGSIPFMMMAFYLFVVCLCLQVVLSYMYPVQHTKESATLYWKSPWEPLRGVARSGLGSYKVLSVLLIGIMAVLFYIFR encoded by the coding sequence ATGATACACACACCAGATTTGATCATTAGTGGCTTGTACATAGCGGCGATATTTATTATCGGCCTGTGGTCGGGTATTCGTCATCAGCAAAAAACAAAAAATAACAATAACGAGGCCGGCGAATATTTTTTGGCAGGTAAAAAGCTGCGCTGGCCAGTGATTGGCCTGGCCCTATTTGCTACAAATATTTCATGTGTGCACCTGGTGAGCCTTGCTCAAAGCGGGTTTGATACAGGCTTGCTTAACGGCGATTTTGAATGGATGGCGGCATTTACGCTAATCCTATTGGCTTTGTTTTTTGCGCCTTTTTATATCAAATCAGGCGTATCAACACTGCCCGATTTTTTAGAAAAACGTTATGACAGGGCCAGCCGCGATTGGCTGGCCGTTATATCGGTAGTATCGGCGGTGTTGATTCATATTGCTTTTTCGTTGTTGGCGGGTGGCATAGTATTGCATACGCTGTTTGGGGTTGATATGTATACCAGTGTCATCATCATCTCTATTATTACTACTATATATACTGTAGTTGGCGGTTTAACGGCCGTGGTAGTTACCGAATCTATCCAAACCGTGGTGCTTTTAGGTGGCGCTATTATCATGAGCATTGCGGCTTATACCAAAATGGGTGGTTGGGAGCCAATGGTTGAGGTATTAAAACATACCGGGCAGCTTAATAAACTATCCATGCTTCGCCCTCATGGCGATGCCAGCGGTATGCCATGGTATGCTGTTTTTTTGGGATACCCGGTATTGGGCATCTGGTATTGGTGTGCCGACCAAACCATTGTACAGCGCGTTTTAGGTGCCAAAGATGAAAACCATGCCAGGGTTGGTCCGCTGTTTTGCGGTTTTATCAAAATATTACCGGTTTTTATTTTTGTAATGCCAGGGTTGTTTGCCTATACACTGGCGCAAAGCGGGCACCTGGATATTTCGGCTTTAAAAAGTGTGATTGATGGGAAAGAAGTGGTAAACAGCAAAGGAATTTATACGTTGATGATTACCCAGCTAATTCCTCCGGGGCTGATAGGCGTGCTTGTTGCCGCGTTATTATCCGGTTTAATGAGCCAGATATCGGGGGCGTTAAATTCAATATCAACCATTGTAAGCTACGATATTTATAAAAGATATAAACCCGAAGCAACAGACAAAAAACTGGTGAGCATTGGTAAAATAGCAGCCGGTGTTGCACTCGTTTTATCATTAATGCTGTTGCCGCTACTCAATAATTACGAAAGCATATTTAATGGTTTAAATGACATTATTGCCCACATAGCGCCGCCAATAACCTGTGTGTTTTTATTAGGTGTTTTCTGGGAAAAGGCATCGGCCGTTTCGGCCAAATATACTTTATGGGTAGGCTCGGCAATAGGGGTAGTGGTGTTCATCATCGGAAAGGTTTACCCTGCAAGCGCAATTGGGTCAATTCCTTTTATGATGATGGCTTTTTATCTTTTTGTAGTGTGCCTGTGTTTACAGGTTGTATTATCATATATGTACCCCGTTCAGCATACTAAAGAAAGCGCTACCCTGTATTGGAAATCGCCCTGGGAACCTCTGCGCGGTGTAGCCCGGAGTGGGTTAGGTAGTTATAAAGTACTTTCGGTTTTGTTAATTGGCATAATGGCCGTATTGTTTTACATTTTTAGGTAA
- a CDS encoding enolase C-terminal domain-like protein, with protein MIKNIQVDDIRYKLDGAAGSDAIHTDPVYSYAVTRLFDDSGHTGVGFAFTLGEGNDLVCKAAQYYADKIKGRDIEDTMANFGDLFKSLSNDQQFRWLGPHKGVVHLALASVTNACYDLWAKKRGLPLWKLLTDLSPEQIVATLDMSYLEDELTHEQAINMLKEQQSTKAIRESILQKGYPGYDTSIGWFNYSDEKVRENCKIALAEGFTAMKLKVGSADPERDIRRAHIVREVAGDNVKVMLDANQQWNLPQAVSICHKLKSMNPYWIEEPTHPDDVLAHKTLADTISPLKLALGEHVPNKIIFKNYLQTRSASFIQVDAVRVGGVSEFITVSLLCKKYGVPVVPHVGDMGQLHQHLVLFNHIAIGHEALFLEHIPHLQKHFVNPVNITGGVYQTPQEPGSSCDLKILG; from the coding sequence ATGATTAAAAATATACAGGTTGATGATATCCGTTATAAGCTTGATGGCGCGGCCGGCAGCGATGCTATACATACCGATCCTGTTTACTCATACGCGGTAACCCGTTTATTTGACGATAGCGGCCATACAGGGGTCGGCTTTGCCTTTACATTGGGCGAGGGTAATGATTTGGTTTGCAAAGCTGCGCAATATTATGCCGATAAAATTAAAGGCAGGGATATTGAAGATACCATGGCCAATTTTGGCGATTTGTTCAAAAGTTTGTCCAACGATCAGCAATTTCGTTGGCTGGGGCCGCATAAGGGGGTAGTGCATTTGGCGCTTGCTTCGGTTACCAATGCCTGTTACGATTTGTGGGCCAAAAAGAGGGGCCTGCCACTTTGGAAACTGTTAACTGACTTAAGCCCCGAACAAATTGTAGCTACGTTAGATATGTCGTACCTTGAAGATGAGTTGACTCATGAACAGGCTATCAACATGCTCAAAGAGCAACAATCCACCAAAGCAATTCGTGAAAGCATTTTGCAAAAAGGTTATCCGGGGTATGATACATCCATAGGCTGGTTCAATTATTCGGATGAAAAAGTGCGCGAAAACTGTAAAATTGCACTGGCCGAAGGTTTTACCGCAATGAAACTTAAAGTTGGCTCGGCCGACCCTGAAAGGGATATCCGCCGTGCGCATATTGTGAGGGAAGTTGCCGGCGATAATGTAAAAGTAATGCTGGATGCCAACCAGCAATGGAACCTGCCGCAGGCGGTATCGATATGCCATAAACTTAAAAGCATGAACCCGTACTGGATAGAGGAGCCAACTCACCCGGATGATGTTTTAGCCCATAAAACTCTGGCAGATACTATTTCGCCGTTAAAACTGGCTTTAGGCGAGCATGTGCCCAATAAAATCATTTTTAAAAATTATCTGCAAACCCGCTCGGCTTCATTTATCCAGGTAGATGCTGTAAGGGTAGGAGGTGTAAGCGAATTTATAACTGTAAGCCTGCTATGCAAAAAATACGGGGTACCTGTAGTGCCACATGTGGGCGATATGGGCCAACTGCATCAGCACCTGGTTTTGTTTAATCATATAGCAATCGGTCACGAGGCTTTATTTTTAGAGCATATTCCACACCTGCAAAAGCATTTTGTAAACCCTGTGAACATAACAGGTGGCGTGTACCAAACGCCACAGGAACCCGGGAGCAGTTGCGATTTGAAAATATTGGGTTAG
- a CDS encoding SDR family NAD(P)-dependent oxidoreductase, translating to MLLKNKVIFLTGGTEGIGFECAKIYHAAGAKLAIVSNSERSVDEARSKLQSLDILYLKADVSIAAAIRQAIAKAVDYFGKIDVIHNNAGISNPSKAVHETTDDEWDALFDVNVKGIFNTTRYGIDELKKTRGNILNTSSLVGDMGQEIHAAYSATKGAVNALTKSMALDYAPYGIRVNAVAPAGVWTPMLRAWSQQQPDTNSIENYLDNIHALGYCPEGDVVADACLFLVSDHARFVTGCILPVTGGAELGYRRVLNQTI from the coding sequence ATGCTATTAAAAAATAAAGTAATTTTTTTAACTGGCGGTACCGAAGGCATAGGCTTTGAGTGCGCTAAAATATACCATGCAGCCGGCGCCAAGCTGGCCATTGTTTCCAATTCGGAGCGGAGCGTTGATGAGGCCCGGTCAAAGCTGCAGTCACTGGATATCCTGTATCTTAAGGCCGATGTTTCAATAGCTGCTGCTATAAGGCAGGCTATTGCCAAAGCTGTAGATTATTTTGGTAAAATAGATGTGATTCATAATAACGCGGGCATCAGTAACCCTTCAAAAGCTGTTCATGAAACCACTGATGATGAGTGGGATGCTCTTTTTGATGTAAATGTGAAGGGTATATTTAACACCACCCGGTATGGAATTGATGAACTTAAAAAAACGCGTGGCAATATTCTAAACACCAGTAGTTTGGTTGGCGATATGGGGCAGGAGATTCATGCCGCATACAGCGCAACAAAAGGCGCTGTAAACGCTTTAACCAAATCGATGGCGCTTGACTATGCCCCTTACGGTATCCGCGTTAACGCGGTGGCCCCGGCAGGTGTTTGGACACCCATGCTGCGGGCCTGGAGCCAGCAACAGCCCGACACCAATTCGATTGAAAATTACCTGGATAACATTCACGCCCTGGGCTATTGCCCTGAAGGCGACGTGGTGGCCGATGCCTGTTTGTTCCTTGTATCCGACCATGCCCGGTTTGTAACCGGCTGTATTTTACCCGTTACTGGCGGTGCCGAGTTAGGTTATCGCCGCGTGTTAAACCAAACCATTTAA
- a CDS encoding AraC family transcriptional regulator, which produces MNNSFKRRQGFEGEKFISIPQKVLRDAKQRHPELFHIYITHIGYFPKAAFHYRERRKGCEDNILIYCLQGKGHYIVDNKRFEVRSNQFILIPATDKYMRYWADNADPWTIYWVHFTGDNIESFNKSLNLSIGRGPVNIPFNENAITIWQNIYQTLEMGYSLENINSACFCLYHIIATFLMPERHIRHNTDDEGDIITKTVHFMRSNLNKKLSVEDISGKHSLSVSHFSNLFRKATGMPPIDYFIHLKMQKACQLLYANSDKIKAVAAGLGYEDPYYFSRIFKKYIGSSPEQYRVTAKNTG; this is translated from the coding sequence ATGAATAACAGCTTTAAAAGGCGGCAAGGTTTTGAGGGTGAAAAATTCATCAGCATTCCTCAAAAAGTACTGCGCGATGCCAAACAGCGACATCCCGAACTTTTCCATATCTATATTACACATATAGGCTATTTCCCGAAGGCGGCATTTCATTATCGCGAACGCCGCAAAGGCTGTGAAGACAACATACTCATTTACTGCTTACAGGGAAAAGGTCATTATATTGTAGATAACAAGCGCTTTGAAGTACGCAGCAACCAGTTTATACTGATACCGGCTACTGATAAATACATGAGGTATTGGGCCGATAATGCCGACCCGTGGACCATTTACTGGGTACATTTCACGGGCGATAATATAGAAAGCTTCAACAAATCGCTCAACTTAAGTATCGGCCGCGGCCCGGTAAACATCCCTTTTAACGAAAATGCGATTACTATATGGCAAAACATTTACCAAACCCTGGAGATGGGCTACAGCCTTGAAAACATTAACAGCGCGTGCTTTTGCCTGTACCATATTATAGCTACTTTTTTGATGCCGGAGCGGCACATCCGCCATAATACCGATGATGAAGGTGATATCATCACCAAAACTGTCCACTTCATGCGCAGTAACCTAAACAAAAAACTAAGCGTGGAAGACATATCCGGCAAGCATAGTTTATCGGTATCACATTTTTCCAACCTGTTTCGTAAAGCCACCGGTATGCCCCCTATTGATTATTTTATTCACTTAAAAATGCAAAAGGCCTGTCAGCTATTATATGCCAATAGCGATAAAATAAAGGCTGTAGCAGCCGGGCTTGGCTATGAAGACCCTTATTACTTTTCGCGCATTTTTAAAAAATATATTGGCTCATCGCCCGAGCAATACCGCGTTACAGCGAAGAATACGGGATGA
- a CDS encoding family 20 glycosylhydrolase, giving the protein MLKKTVVMLSALLTVFTIVKAQDTDPYAGIIPAPVSLTKAPGTFLFSQETKVQADSPSNKAVLFFKDYLAGSQAYNAAIVVKNAGAASNVITLTSAGTDNLPAEGYRLTITPQQITVAGKGAGLFYGIQTLIQLFPADRAATAKLPCVNIEDYPRFGYRGAMLDVGRHFFGVEMVKKYIDLLAAYKLNNFHWHLTEDQGWRIEIKKYPKLTQISSMRAQTLIGGYRDKTPQQFDGTPYGGFYTQDQIRDVVKYAAARYINIVPEIEMPGHSQAALAAYPELSCDPTKTYKPAETWGVFNDIYCPSDKTFAFIQDVLTEVMALFPSKYIHIGGDEAPKDAWKQSAFCQQLIKKLKLKDENELQSYFIQRVEKFVNSKGRNIIGWDEILEGGLAPNAAVMSWRGEEGGIAAAQQKHNVIMTPGSHGLYIDHGQGKPSQEPLSIGGNEPLSKIYSYDPTPEALTPEQKTYIMGVQANLWTEYVATDAKVEFMLLPRLMALSEIAWSPLTNKNFKDFSETRLPSHLAWLDKNNLDYHVPVAIGAKDTVMIGSQVSVNLKSPVDGAKIYYTIDGYTPRETDLEYHIPMNYDVPADQYRELQTIVITPSGKRSNITRTLVYNKAPFAAVNYTGNASGLKYQLFTGTFGSTSQLIGLPTDSGAVKNFSTTDFRKSKGKFGVIYNGFINIEADGNYGFSTLSANGSVLLIDDQVVVDNDGKHTTNEQFGAAPLLKGYHKFTLKYVDAGGNNTLKVFISAPGKTKAELTADVLKN; this is encoded by the coding sequence ATGCTCAAAAAAACTGTCGTGATGCTAAGCGCATTGTTAACCGTGTTTACTATTGTTAAAGCCCAGGATACCGATCCGTATGCGGGGATTATCCCGGCGCCGGTGTCGCTCACAAAAGCCCCCGGCACTTTCCTGTTCAGCCAGGAAACAAAAGTGCAGGCCGATTCGCCCTCAAACAAAGCAGTGCTATTTTTTAAAGATTACCTGGCCGGTAGCCAGGCGTACAATGCGGCCATCGTTGTGAAAAACGCCGGGGCAGCCTCCAATGTCATCACGTTAACATCTGCCGGTACCGATAACCTGCCGGCCGAAGGTTACCGCCTAACCATTACCCCGCAGCAAATTACCGTTGCCGGTAAAGGCGCCGGTTTGTTTTATGGCATTCAAACGCTCATCCAGCTATTTCCGGCCGATAGGGCTGCCACGGCTAAGTTGCCTTGTGTGAATATTGAGGATTATCCCCGTTTTGGCTACCGTGGCGCTATGCTTGATGTAGGCAGGCATTTTTTTGGCGTAGAGATGGTTAAAAAATATATCGACCTGCTGGCAGCCTACAAGCTAAACAACTTTCACTGGCACCTTACTGAAGACCAGGGCTGGCGCATCGAGATAAAAAAATATCCAAAGCTTACACAAATCAGCAGTATGCGTGCGCAAACGCTTATTGGTGGCTACCGCGATAAAACACCGCAGCAATTTGACGGCACCCCTTACGGAGGATTTTACACCCAGGATCAAATTCGCGATGTGGTAAAATATGCCGCCGCCAGGTACATCAACATCGTACCCGAAATTGAAATGCCAGGCCACTCGCAGGCTGCATTGGCCGCTTATCCTGAACTAAGCTGCGATCCAACAAAAACTTACAAGCCTGCCGAAACCTGGGGGGTATTCAATGATATCTACTGCCCATCCGATAAAACATTTGCCTTTATTCAGGATGTTTTAACCGAGGTGATGGCGCTGTTCCCCAGCAAATACATCCACATTGGTGGCGACGAAGCCCCTAAGGATGCCTGGAAACAATCGGCATTTTGCCAGCAGCTGATTAAAAAACTTAAACTAAAGGATGAAAATGAGCTGCAAAGCTATTTTATACAACGGGTTGAGAAATTTGTAAATTCCAAAGGCCGCAACATCATTGGCTGGGACGAAATTTTAGAGGGTGGACTTGCGCCTAATGCAGCTGTAATGAGCTGGCGCGGCGAAGAAGGTGGTATAGCAGCCGCCCAGCAAAAACATAACGTGATTATGACACCTGGCAGCCACGGCCTTTATATAGATCATGGCCAGGGCAAACCAAGCCAGGAGCCGCTGAGCATTGGCGGTAACGAGCCGCTGTCGAAAATTTACAGCTATGATCCAACCCCCGAAGCATTAACCCCCGAGCAAAAAACATATATTATGGGGGTACAGGCCAACCTTTGGACCGAATATGTAGCAACCGACGCTAAGGTGGAGTTTATGCTGCTGCCGCGCTTAATGGCCCTGTCTGAAATTGCCTGGAGCCCCCTGACTAACAAAAACTTTAAAGATTTTAGCGAAACCCGCTTGCCATCGCACTTAGCCTGGCTGGATAAAAACAACCTGGATTACCATGTGCCGGTTGCAATTGGGGCAAAAGATACCGTAATGATTGGTTCGCAGGTAAGCGTGAACTTGAAATCGCCGGTTGATGGCGCAAAAATTTACTATACTATTGACGGCTACACACCGCGCGAAACCGATTTGGAGTATCATATCCCCATGAACTACGATGTACCAGCCGACCAGTACCGCGAGTTACAAACCATTGTAATTACCCCATCGGGCAAGCGTAGCAACATTACCCGCACATTGGTTTACAATAAAGCACCTTTTGCAGCCGTTAACTATACAGGCAACGCAAGTGGCCTTAAATACCAATTATTTACCGGCACTTTTGGCAGCACCAGTCAATTAATAGGCTTGCCAACTGATAGCGGAGCAGTAAAAAACTTTAGTACAACAGATTTCAGGAAAAGTAAGGGTAAGTTTGGTGTAATTTACAACGGATTTATTAATATTGAGGCTGATGGCAACTATGGCTTCTCAACATTATCGGCCAATGGTTCGGTTTTGTTGATAGATGACCAGGTTGTGGTTGATAATGATGGCAAGCATACAACCAACGAGCAATTTGGCGCTGCCCCTTTATTGAAAGGTTACCACAAGTTTACACTTAAATATGTAGACGCCGGTGGCAACAACACGTTGAAGGTTTTTATATCGGCACCAGGCAAAACCAAGGCCGAGTTGACAGCCGATGTGCTGAAAAATTAA
- the trxB gene encoding thioredoxin-disulfide reductase, translated as MSEELEHVKCLIIGSGPAGYTAAIYASRADLKPVMYTGLLAGGQLTQTTDVENFPGYPEGIMGPEMMEDFRKQAERLGTDIRFGYVSSVDFTSLPHKVVVDEVKTILADTVIVSTGASAKWLGLPSEQKYSGFGVSACAVCDGFFFKGQDVAIVGAGDTAAEEATYLAKLCRKVYMIVRRDEFRASKAMVHRVKNTPNIEILYNTETKEILGDGQSVTAVKVINNVTNIETDLDVTGFFVAIGHHPNTDIFKGWLHMDETGYIITRPGSTETNVEGVFCCGDAQDHIYRQAVTAAGTGCMAAIDAERYLAGKEHVVTA; from the coding sequence ATGTCTGAAGAATTAGAACACGTAAAATGCCTGATCATCGGATCGGGCCCGGCAGGATATACTGCTGCCATATACGCCTCAAGGGCCGATCTTAAACCGGTAATGTACACTGGTTTATTAGCTGGCGGGCAACTTACACAAACAACCGACGTAGAGAACTTTCCTGGTTATCCGGAAGGCATCATGGGCCCCGAAATGATGGAAGATTTCAGGAAACAGGCCGAACGCCTGGGTACCGATATCCGTTTTGGCTATGTAAGCTCGGTTGACTTTACCAGCCTGCCGCATAAAGTAGTGGTTGATGAAGTAAAAACCATTCTTGCCGATACCGTTATTGTTTCAACAGGTGCATCGGCCAAATGGCTGGGCCTGCCATCTGAACAAAAATACAGCGGCTTTGGCGTTTCGGCCTGTGCTGTATGCGATGGTTTCTTTTTTAAAGGCCAGGATGTAGCTATAGTAGGTGCCGGCGATACTGCTGCCGAAGAAGCCACTTACCTTGCCAAATTATGCCGCAAGGTATACATGATCGTTCGCCGCGATGAATTCCGTGCTTCAAAAGCAATGGTGCACCGCGTGAAAAATACACCCAATATCGAAATCCTTTACAATACCGAAACCAAAGAAATTCTTGGCGATGGCCAAAGTGTAACGGCGGTTAAGGTAATTAACAACGTTACCAATATCGAAACCGACCTTGACGTTACCGGTTTTTTTGTGGCGATAGGCCATCATCCTAATACCGACATTTTTAAAGGCTGGTTACATATGGACGAGACAGGTTATATCATAACCCGCCCCGGATCAACTGAAACCAACGTAGAGGGCGTATTTTGCTGTGGTGATGCCCAGGACCATATTTACCGCCAGGCTGTAACAGCCGCAGGTACGGGCTGTATGGCCGCCATTGATGCCGAGCGTTACCTTGCCGGTAAAGAGCATGTGGTAACGGCATAG